The following are encoded in a window of Salmo trutta chromosome 9, fSalTru1.1, whole genome shotgun sequence genomic DNA:
- the p2rx4b gene encoding P2X purinoceptor 4b codes for MGSCSSQSCQSCFFEYETERMIVVKSKVVGSVFRLIQFLILVYVIGYVCVVQKSYQETDSVISSVTTKVKGTGFTNTSDLGARVWDVADYNIPPQGDSSFFVLTNMIVTPNQTQSTCPELPNQSTICMSDSDCLEGSNDVRGNGIQTGLCMNYKETVKTCEVLSWCPLEIDINLPEHALLAAAEDFTVLIKNSVTYPKFNFHKRNILPDVNSSYLKQCEFNRKTDPYCPIFRLKDMVSEAEEDFQTMAIRGGVLGIMIDWSCDLDWPEHHCGPKYSFRRLDNKIPENNVAPGYNFRFAKYYKTTDGRETRTLIKAYGILFDVIVFGTAGKFNMVPTIVNLGAALTFLSLVNAVCNWFLLTCTKRRDYYSKHKFTYLDNTDDNAGESLGETTYGTR; via the exons ATGGGCAGCTGTAGTTCTCAGAGCTGCCAAAGCTGTTTTTTTGAATATGAAACAGAAAGAATGATTGTGGTGAAGAGCAAAGTAGTGGGATCCGTCTTCAGATTAATCCAGTTTCTGATCCTCGTTTATGTGATTGG GTATGTCTGTGTGGTGCAAAAGTCCTACCAGGAAACAGACTCAGTGATCAGTTCTGTCACAACCAAGGTGAAGGGCACTGGCTTCACCAACACCTCTGATCTGGGCGCCCGTGTGTGGGACGTGGCTGATTACAACATCCCCCCTCag GGTGACAGTTCTTTCTTTGTGTTGACCAACATGATTGTTACCCCCAATCAAACTCAATCGACCTGTCCCGAG CTCCCGAACCAATCCACCATTTGCATGTCAGACAGTGACTGCTTAGAGGGATCCAATGATGTTCGTGGAAACG GTATCCAGACAGGGTTATGCATGAACTATAAAGAGACTGTCAAAACATGTGAAGTGCTATCTTGGTGTCCTCTTGAAATAGACATCAATTTACCCGA ACATGCACTGCTGGCTGCAGCAGAGGACTTCACGGTGCTAATCAAAAACAGTGTGACATACCCCAAATTCAACTTTCACAA AAGAAACATTTTGCCTGATGTTAACTCCTCATATCTGAAGCAATGTGAATTCAATCGCAAAACAGACCCTTACTGTCCCATCTTCCGCCTTAAAGACATGGTCTCTGAAGCTGAGGAGGATTTTCAGACCATGGCAATCAGG GGTGGTGTTCTTGGGATTATGATTGACTGGAGCTGTGACCTGGACTGGCCTGAACATCACTGTGGCCCTAAGTACTCCTTCCGCAGGCTAGACAACAAAATCCCTGAAAACAACGTGGCCCCTGGATACAACTttag GTTTGCCAAGTACTACAAAACCACAGATGGTAGGGAAACAAGAACATTGATCAAAGCATATGGAATCCTATTTGATGTCATTGTTTTTGGAACG GCAGGTAAATTCAACATGGTTCCGACCATAGTGAATCTAGGAGCAGCGCTTACGTTTCTCTCTTTG GTGAATGCAGTTTGTAACTGGTTTCTCCTGACATGCACAAAGAGAAGAGATTACTACAGCAAACACAAATTCACATATCTGGATAACACTGATGACAATGCTGGTGAATCT CTGGGAGAAACAACGTATGGGACCCGGTAG